The DNA sequence ATGAAAAAAACGACGCTGGCACTTTTAATGACTGTGTTCACAGCCAGTACCCTGTTTTCTACCGTGACTCAGGCTGAAGGCCCTCCGGGACAACCCTGGCATCAGCAGGGCGGCCATGACGGGCACGGTGGTCCTGAGGGACATGGTGGTCCTGAAGGACATAATGGTCCTGGCCGTGGCCCGGATCGTGGTCATGACGGCCGGGGCGATTTCCGGGGTCATGACGATCGTGGACACGATCGCCATTTCGAGCAGCGTGACCGTTTCGCCTGGCAGGGACATGAGTTCCACCGCGGTGAACCGCTGCCACCTCACTTCCGCGGCAATGATTATCGCGTAAACGACTGGCGCGATCGCGGCCTGGGTGCACCGCCACGTGGTGAGCACTGGGCTTATATTGACGGCAACTATGTTCTGATTGCCGCAGCAACGGGTGTGATTACCTCCATTCTGTTAAATAACGCGTTCCATTAAGTTTTGGGCTGGCATCTGCGGGTGCCAGCCATTAGTCTTTCCAGTTACCTCTACAATATTATTCCCTTGCTTCGCTTTCTAAATTTCGTTATTTATCCTCTTCTCACTAAAACGTAATCCTGTCTATAACGTACCCCTGTTACATTTTACCGTATTAAGCTGCGCTGACTTCCTTCTTGATGTTATTAAATAGTCATGCTGGTTTGTTACATTATTTTTCATCCGGTTTTTCGAGCGGTCACGCCTTATTTACGGGCTCTGCCGCTGGCTGTTTTAGCTGCATGCAATATAATGGCATGCAAATAAGGATTTACGCGTTCTCAGGAGGGGAAGGAGATGATTGAAAGAATGAAGCTACTGGAAAGTAAAGTAGAAACTCTGCTGATTGATGTAGCGGTGATTAAAGCGGACTACGCCACCCGAGTGGATATTGAAAGCGTACGAAGGGAAATTCGCTCTTCGATTACTGCGCAAACAAAATGGTTTATCGCGGCTTTATTTCTTCTGCCCGGATTGGGGCTGGGCATCGCAAAACTGTTGTTCTGAAGACAACGTCTCCGGTTTGCCAGCCCCTGTCTCCGGGCAATTAGTGGTGAGCGATCACCGAGGTAATGACGCCGGTGGCCACGGCAATCAGCACGTAGTTACCATCAATGTTCTGCCAGCGATGGCCCGCCGGTGGCGCTTTCAGGCCATGTTTGCGCCAGTCGTTCACCTGATAACCTTCCCCACGGTATTTTTCCGGCAGAGGACGTCCCTTACGGAAGTCACCATGCTGAGCAGGGCGATGCTCTGCGTTATGCTGAGGCTGTGGCTCGTGACCACGTTGGTCGTGCTGTTGGCCGCCGTGCTGCTCATTTGGCTGACCGCCATGCTGATTGTTCTGAGGCGGACGCTTGACGGGCTGCTGTTGATGGCCATCCGGACCCTGCTGTGGACCCTCGGCAAAAGCGCTCAGGCTGGTGGTGGCAAACAGCAGCGCGGAAAGGGCAATAATTCCTGATTTTTTCATTGTAATGGTTCCTTGCAGGTCGAAAAATGTGATCTGATTCTGGTCAATCTGGGGGCGAAAGCGGCTTGTAACAATATCAATAATCTGAAGAAGAGGTTGATTAACGAAATATTTACGCTTTCCTGGCAATAATCTGACGCCGCATGGCGCGACGTCATAAGCTTTAGCGCACGTGAAAAGCCTGTTCCAGCATAAAGCGCTGCTGCTGCTCAGTGTAATTCACCCGCGAATTTTTACTGTTGGACCTTGCCAGAATCCACTCAACTTCAGCCTCCGTCAGCGGCTGAGGGTCGTGCCAGAAAGGGGTGATGGCCTGATCCTTCAGCCAGGATGCCAGCATTGTGGCGGGGGGCAGCGTAAAACCTGGAAAGAGTGCGGTGGATAGCTCGTCCATCAGTTGCTGCTGCTCTGCGTTATCGCTTTCCCCGAGGAGTTGCAGGAAAGGCAGCAGTAAACGGCCGCAAATTTCGCCGTGGTGATAATTTTTAATCGCGCCCAGCTCGCCCGCGATACCGTGGATCACGCCCAGCCCTGCCATACTCAGGCTTAATCCTCCCTGCCACGAAGCGATCATCATCTGTTCCCGGGCAACATTACCTTGCTCATCTTCACGATTCAGATGTGGCCAGGCGCTAATAAAAGCGCGCATGCCGGTAAGGGCGGTGTGACGAGTAAAAATATTGCCTTTGGCGGACAGGTAAGCTTCAAACAGATGAGTAAAAGCATCAATAGCACAGCACGCCAGCACCCGATCGGATGCACCGCGCAGCAAATCGGGATCGAGAATCGCTATCTGTGGAACAAAGTTGGCGTGGCGCAATGAGGCTTTGACTTTAGTTTCCACTTTCTCCGTGACCACTGCATTCTGCGTCACCTCGCTCCCTGTGCCAGCCGTGGTTGGAACAGCGATCAGAGGCAGAGTTTCTCCACTGATGGCGGTATCACCCACTTTTTCCAGATAGCGCAGCGTGTTCAATGGATGCTGGCTTAACGCAGCAAATGCCTTGGCTGCATCCAGCACGCTTCCGCCGCCAATGGCGACCACGCGCTGGACTTTGCCACGCCAGCGGGCAACCCAGGCATCAATTTCATTCGGTGAGGCTTCATGGCTGACGATTTCCATACCGATAAACTGCGGTGCCAGATCGGCTTCCAGCGCCTGCCAGGCCGGGCTTTTCAAAAAGGAGTGACCACAAAACAGCAGCGTGGGTAGCGGCGCATTGCACAACAGCGGCAGAAGTTCCCGCAGGCTCCCACGGCCAAAAAAGGTTTGTCGGTTAGCAATCTGGCTGGCGATCATAGCGAATCCTTACCGGATGAGGCGGTCTTGAATGAAGGTGACTCACTTTAGGTGAAAAGATCGCCCTGTATCAAAGCTTTCTTTTATCCAGAAGCACGCATCAGAGCGTGCGGGAAGGGCAGCTAAAGGTGATCATCTTGTCCTGGGGTGCGTTGATCACGCTAAAACGCGTATCGGAGAGTCGCTGAGCCAGCCAGCCTTCTTTCGTCACGGCAGACGGAATGTACTTTTGCGGATCGGCTGACTGAAGCGCACCGCTTTCCAGTTGCAGCTTGTCCATCCGCACCCGGAACGAGGTAAAATGGTCGATGATTTCGCCTTCCGTATTGCCTAAGGACTGTCCGGCCAGGGTTTGCACTTTTCCTTCACACAGCGTTCCTTTTTCTCGCGATGAACAGCCGCTAAGCAAAAAAAGTGAGGCAAGCAGTGTGCCTGTAAGGATAAAAATCGCGGGAGCGACCCGCAAAAAACGTCTGGATTCCTGCCTGCGCATAATACGTCCTGATAAATAGCGAATGGCCTAAGTATAGTCATCCGTTTCAGGAACGGATGAGCATTGTATGGCGCTGTCAAACCGGTCGCAGGCCCGCCAACCCTGCTTGTTACAAGGGTATTATCATTTCGTGTGATATGACTGAATCAATTCAGCCAAATAGGTAACAACAGTTCGCAAACGCATTATTGAGTGCTACAATTCTGCCGCTTTTGATACTTTCCACTTATTCTCCGCTTTGAAACAGCCGTTTTCTTCGACTGAAGGCGCTATAACCCTGGTTTTTTAGGGGATTAAGCGGGCAAGTTCTGAAACTGCTTGTATACTTTTTCTGCAATGACGTATACGCGCTTCACCGTGCGGCGTCCGGGCGGACAGCAATTTCGTTATCGGGCGTCAGGCTGTGAAGCAATTGGCGAAAAATTTATCAATCGAACCGATCCTGTGAACAACAAAACTTCAGCTCTTTTCTTAGCACCGCTGTTTTTAATGCCTTCAGCAGTCAGTTACGCACAGTCCGCAACCTCGTCTGCGAGCGCCACAACCTCTGCTTCGTCTCAGGACGGATCGCTGATGGTGATTAAGCAGCGCAGCGGCTTATCCGAACTGGATACGCCTGCCGCCGTCAGCGTGGTAAGCGGGCAGGCTCTGCGCAGCAATACAGCTCAGGTTAATCTTTCAGAAGCATTGGGCAGCGTGCCGGGTTTGCAAATTCAAAACCGGCAGAATTACGCACAGGATCTGCAACTCTCCGTTCGCGGGTTTGGCAGCCGGTCAATGTACGGCGTGCGCGGCGTGCGTGTCTATGTCGATGGCATTCCAGCCACCATGCCGGACGGTCAGGGTCAGACGTCGAATATCGACATCAATTCGATTGATAAAGTAGAAGTGCTGCGCGGGCCTTACTCGGCGCTGTACGGTAACGCCTCAGGCGGCGTGGTGAATATTGATACCGAAACCGGCAGTCAGCCAACAACGCTATCAGCGGGCACCTATTACGGCAGCTATGGCAGCTGGCGCAACAGCGTTAAAGCCAGCGGATCAACGGGCGACGGTACACACGCTGGCGACGTGAATTACACGATTTCTGGTTCACGTTTCACCACTCGCGGTTTTCGCGACCACAGCGGGACGCAAAAAAACCTGGGTAACGGCAAGCTTGGCGTACGCCTCGATGATGTCAGCACCCTGACGCTGATGTTCAACAGCGTATCCGTTGATGCAAACGATCCCGGTGGACTTACCCGTTCAGAGTGGAAAGATGCGCCGCGTCAGTCTCCACGTGGCGATACATTCAATACGCGTAAGAGCCTTGACCAGACCCAGGTCGGCCTGCGTTATCAGCGTGATATGAGCGAAAACGACAAACTGACGCTCACGACCTGGCACGGCGAGCGGCATACCACGCAATATCAGTCTATCCCCGTAGCCGTGCAGACTCGCAGCCCTGCTTATCCTGGCGGCGTGATTGTGCTGGAACGTAAATATTCCGGCGTGGATACCCGCTGGAAGCATGACGATCAAATCGGTTCCGTTCCGTTCAGCATCACCGGCGGTCTGGACTATGAAACCATGACGGAACGCCGTCAGGGATTTCAGAACTTCGTGACCGAAAACGGTAGCACGACGCTGGGAGAGAAGGGCGATTTACGCCGGAACGAGAAGAACGTGATGTGGAATCTCGATCCTTACCTGCAAACCAGCTGGAATTTGACGCCGAAATGGACGCTGGATGCCGGAATGCGCTACAGCACGGTCAGCTTCGATTCCACCGATTACTACGTCACCACCGGCAACGGCGATGACAGCGGCAGCAAGCGTTATCACAAACTGTTGCCGATGGGCTCGCTGAACTATGCCGTCACCGATGCCTGGAACGTCTATTTCTCGGCCGGTCGCGGCTTTGAGACGCCAACCATTAATGAACTCTCCTACCGCTCAATTAGCGGCAATGAGACCGGACTGAATCTGGGCCTGAAGCCCTCCACCAGCGACACCTTCGAGCTGGGCAGCAAAACCCGTGTCGGCTACGGCCTGTTAACCGCCGCGCTGTTCCAGACAAATACCGACAACGAACTGGTGGTGGCGCAAAGCAGTAACGGTCGCTCAGTCTACAAAAACGCGGGTAAAACCCGGCGTCGCGGCCTGGAATTAGGGCTGGATCAGCAGTTCGCGGAAAACTGGCAGATGAAAATGGCCTGGACGCTGCTGGATGCCACTTATCGTAATGAAACCTGTGACGACAGCGGCAGCTGTACGCCGTCGGGCAACCGTCTGCCAGGCATCGCGCGCAATATGGGTTATGCTTCCTTAGGCTGGGTGCCGGAAGAGGGCTGGCACGCGGGCGCTGAAATTCGCTATATGAGCAGTATTCAGGCCGATGACGAAAACGATGCCAAAGCCCCTTCTTATACGGTGACCAGCCTGAACAGCGGCTACCGCTTTAACTGGGATAAGTGGTCGCTCGATACCTTCGCGCGTGTCGACAACCTGTTCGATAAACAGTATGTCGGTTCAGTGATTGTCAACGAGGGCAACGGGCGTTATTACGAGCCGGCGCCGGGACGTAACTACGGCATTGGCGCAACGCTCACTTATACCTTTATGTAAAAAAGAATCCAGAACAGCCTGCCGCAGAGCGAATGCCCTACGGCAGGTTCGAAACATCGGGGTGGATAAGTCAGTATGAAACCGGGTGTTTTTTGCGATTGAGCTTATGTGGCTTAATCGAAGACGTTAAATTTTGGTAAGGTCCATACTATGCAAAGTAAAGCACCGTTATCACGGATCCTCGTGATTCTTACGGCTGTATTTGCCGTCCTCAGCGGGTTGTACCTGTTGATTGGCGGTATCTGGCTGGCCAGACTCGGCGGCTCGTTCTATTACATCATCGCGGGTGTGATTGAGCTGGTCGTTGCCTGGCTGCTGTTCCGTCGCCGTTCTTCAGCGCTGCTGTTGTATGCGGTATTCCTGCTGGCGACCCTGATTTGGTCGTTGTGGGAAGTGGGTTCTGATTTCTGGGCGCTGACGCCGCGTCTTGACGTCACCTTCTTCCTCGGCCTGTGGCTGGTTCTGCCGTTTGTTTACCGTGGTCTGTCACAGGGTAAATTCGCTCGTGGCGCACTGAGTGCGGTACTGGTGGTCACGGTGATTGCACTGGCTTACTCAGTGTTTAACGATCCGCAGGAAATCAATGGTTCCCTGACCCCGGAACAGGCTGCAAACGTCAACAAATCTGCTGATGGCATTGCAGCGGGCGACTGGCCTGCTTACGGTCGTACTCAGGCTGGAACCCGTTACTCGCCGTTGACGCAAATCAACGACAAAAACGTGGGTCAGCTGAAAGAAGCATGGACTTTCCGTACCGGTGATATGAAAGGCCCAACCGATCCGGGCGAACTGACTGATGAAGTCACGCCGATCAAAATCGGTGATTCCCTGTACCTGTGTACGCCTCACCAGATCCTGTTTGCTCTGGACGCGGCTACCGGTAAAGAGAAGTGGAAGTTCGATCCGAAGATGAAGACCGATCCTTCCTTCCAGCACGTGACCTGCCGTGGCGTTTCTTATCATGAAACCCCAGCCGCAGCAGCCACGCCAGCGGGCGGTAAACCAGCACTCTGCGCACGTCGCATTATCCTGCCGGTGAACGATGGTCACCTGTA is a window from the Pantoea sp. CCBC3-3-1 genome containing:
- a CDS encoding RcnB family protein, with the protein product MKKTTLALLMTVFTASTLFSTVTQAEGPPGQPWHQQGGHDGHGGPEGHGGPEGHNGPGRGPDRGHDGRGDFRGHDDRGHDRHFEQRDRFAWQGHEFHRGEPLPPHFRGNDYRVNDWRDRGLGAPPRGEHWAYIDGNYVLIAAATGVITSILLNNAFH
- a CDS encoding hemolysin XhlA; amino-acid sequence: MIERMKLLESKVETLLIDVAVIKADYATRVDIESVRREIRSSITAQTKWFIAALFLLPGLGLGIAKLLF
- a CDS encoding RcnB family protein — protein: MKKSGIIALSALLFATTSLSAFAEGPQQGPDGHQQQPVKRPPQNNQHGGQPNEQHGGQQHDQRGHEPQPQHNAEHRPAQHGDFRKGRPLPEKYRGEGYQVNDWRKHGLKAPPAGHRWQNIDGNYVLIAVATGVITSVIAHH
- a CDS encoding iron-containing alcohol dehydrogenase, whose product is MIASQIANRQTFFGRGSLRELLPLLCNAPLPTLLFCGHSFLKSPAWQALEADLAPQFIGMEIVSHEASPNEIDAWVARWRGKVQRVVAIGGGSVLDAAKAFAALSQHPLNTLRYLEKVGDTAISGETLPLIAVPTTAGTGSEVTQNAVVTEKVETKVKASLRHANFVPQIAILDPDLLRGASDRVLACCAIDAFTHLFEAYLSAKGNIFTRHTALTGMRAFISAWPHLNREDEQGNVAREQMMIASWQGGLSLSMAGLGVIHGIAGELGAIKNYHHGEICGRLLLPFLQLLGESDNAEQQQLMDELSTALFPGFTLPPATMLASWLKDQAITPFWHDPQPLTEAEVEWILARSNSKNSRVNYTEQQQRFMLEQAFHVR
- the pqqU gene encoding TonB-dependent receptor PqqU, producing MPSAVSYAQSATSSASATTSASSQDGSLMVIKQRSGLSELDTPAAVSVVSGQALRSNTAQVNLSEALGSVPGLQIQNRQNYAQDLQLSVRGFGSRSMYGVRGVRVYVDGIPATMPDGQGQTSNIDINSIDKVEVLRGPYSALYGNASGGVVNIDTETGSQPTTLSAGTYYGSYGSWRNSVKASGSTGDGTHAGDVNYTISGSRFTTRGFRDHSGTQKNLGNGKLGVRLDDVSTLTLMFNSVSVDANDPGGLTRSEWKDAPRQSPRGDTFNTRKSLDQTQVGLRYQRDMSENDKLTLTTWHGERHTTQYQSIPVAVQTRSPAYPGGVIVLERKYSGVDTRWKHDDQIGSVPFSITGGLDYETMTERRQGFQNFVTENGSTTLGEKGDLRRNEKNVMWNLDPYLQTSWNLTPKWTLDAGMRYSTVSFDSTDYYVTTGNGDDSGSKRYHKLLPMGSLNYAVTDAWNVYFSAGRGFETPTINELSYRSISGNETGLNLGLKPSTSDTFELGSKTRVGYGLLTAALFQTNTDNELVVAQSSNGRSVYKNAGKTRRRGLELGLDQQFAENWQMKMAWTLLDATYRNETCDDSGSCTPSGNRLPGIARNMGYASLGWVPEEGWHAGAEIRYMSSIQADDENDAKAPSYTVTSLNSGYRFNWDKWSLDTFARVDNLFDKQYVGSVIVNEGNGRYYEPAPGRNYGIGATLTYTFM